Genomic DNA from Cyprinus carpio isolate SPL01 chromosome A22, ASM1834038v1, whole genome shotgun sequence:
AGTGACAGTGGCTGCCCTTTCCACAGCCCGCACCATGGGGCTGACAGTGTCCCATTCCTTGGCTCCCAAAACCAGCCTCTCTACGTCAGCCACAGGTCCCTCATCCATGCTACCGCCAAACACAAACACCTGGAACTCCAGAGCTGCTGAGCAATGGCTGTGCCTGGACTTCTGCATCCCCGGGCCATCCACCCATCGCTTGTCGCCATGCTCGTAAATGCTCACCCAGTCCACACTATACCATAACACATCCCGGAAGTAGCCTCCAGTCACTACTATGTTTTCCCCTGagcaagaaataatattttagatggTGTGGAAAgtataaataatcattaatttttcagtttgtgttaacattaagttaattaattataaatgcaCAATTGATGATTCTTGTTATCTTGTTTAGTTCaagtattattgttataaaacagATATTATTGGGGTAATTAATGTAGAGCTCCAGAAACAGGATTCGGCACTCCTGacttaaaagtttaattttggaAAGAGCATGCAACACCTGAACAAGCATGATCCAGGTAGATTATTATGCTAACGACTTGTGGCAGGTTAAAATGTATAGGATCAGCTGAGGTCGTTACCTACTGCAGCCACAGAGTACTCTGTGAGACACTTCTTTTGCAAGGGTGGATGGGATTGCCACCTTCCACTGTAGGGGTGAAACTGATACAGCAACTGTGTTTCTTGCTCATGCGGTCCACCGAGAACAAACAGAGTTTCTCTTGAGCGGGCTCTAGGGATGGACCTGCCCATAGACCAACTGTTGGGCAAGTTATTATTCAGTCTACAAATGAGCTTGGCACGTGGGTCTGAACTGTTTATCTTGGACAGAAGATCAGTAATGTAGGGAAGACTTAAGCACTCGGGTCTAACCAGACCCACCAGTTCCATGAAGTCCTCTTCCCGACTTGGGTCAAACGTTGCCCAGCGAAGGGCCACGTCAAGAGCCAGGTCTTCCTTGGGAATGCTTAAGTTGTCACTAGCAAGGAGGTCAGCAATGCTTTCCTTGGGAAGGAACATAAAGTCTTGCTCGGAGGCTAAGGCAGGTAGGTGGGTCAAGACGACATCCCTTGCTGCTGCATAGAGGTCCAGACAGCCACGCTGCCAAGCATAGGCCATCATTCCCAAGCAGTTACTAAGATGCAATTGCCTTTCCAAGAACTTACAGCAGAGTAACCGAGCCCTGTCCAACTGGAGGAAGTCAGCAGCCTCCAGAATTTCAAGGACATTCTTGCAGTCTAATTTCAGCTTCAAGTTCTTTGTGAACTCCATTAGAGTCTGAAACTGCTGAAGTCCAACTCCTTTAATCTCAATGTGCTTCTTGGTGCTCTCACGACCGCCGCCAAAAAACAAGGCTCGGAAGTAGGGACTCAGCTGGGCCAAATGCTCGCGGTTCACAAAGAACATCTCCCCCTCCACCTGGAGCACTGTGTCAGGAGCAACACTGACAGTATCCTGATCCTCCTCAGCTAAGTTTTTCTCAGCTCCTAAGCTCTGGTCATAGGTAACTATGTCTTGCTTTGCACAAGCCATGATTGTGCACTCCCCCTCCCAACACTCACTTCTCTGCTGAAGTGCGTCATGTGACAATTATATCCTTGCTCTAGCCTGTCACTCACTCTCCATGGGAATGGGGTCGGCAAGCATATAGCTaaaaatatctgttaaagtgcTAGAGAGACCCAATTTCAAAAAGCACACAAAAGGCTTctgtaaatatttctttctaGGATTGTTCAGTTATATACTTAAAGGCTGACATCTATCAAAACATCAAGGCTTGTAATGTGTATCTACGTAAGATTTGTCAAGTCAGTACCACAAGTGGTAGATGTTGAACAGCTGAATATCTTTACCC
This window encodes:
- the LOC109084401 gene encoding kelch-like protein 23; translation: MACAKQDIVTYDQSLGAEKNLAEEDQDTVSVAPDTVLQVEGEMFFVNREHLAQLSPYFRALFFGGGRESTKKHIEIKGVGLQQFQTLMEFTKNLKLKLDCKNVLEILEAADFLQLDRARLLCCKFLERQLHLSNCLGMMAYAWQRGCLDLYAAARDVVLTHLPALASEQDFMFLPKESIADLLASDNLSIPKEDLALDVALRWATFDPSREEDFMELVGLVRPECLSLPYITDLLSKINSSDPRAKLICRLNNNLPNSWSMGRSIPRARSRETLFVLGGPHEQETQLLYQFHPYSGRWQSHPPLQKKCLTEYSVAAVGENIVVTGGYFRDVLWYSVDWVSIYEHGDKRWVDGPGMQKSRHSHCSAALEFQVFVFGGSMDEGPVADVERLVLGAKEWDTVSPMVRAVERAATVTLGTSIYVACGLDENGDVYSGIQRYKPEVDQWDVVSYSPFPRYDLLATELNGALYLLGGQALRLDIDTDEWTVLQEDCLDNKFFTGCATVNGQIYILSERKINKTYPNMILLDPYTDTCLEIEDKIPCPVPIRGCVTMHISPF